From Vibrio artabrorum, a single genomic window includes:
- a CDS encoding sigma-54 interaction domain-containing protein gives MKLDKTASIATIALKAPAIDDVVILASTWEDEWHDYKEWLEKKLACAGRSNTSVKIQRIRLSSPIDYTAITKVMHKQLAYVSDQADGIFLNLTSGTPAMTVVSVLLGKSIAKCQLVQTTPQGQLIEVDVPVDFSAEYQKSSSTAIAQLASKTPSLNSAFDSITAKSTVMQNVIKKAQRLAYADLPALLLGESGTGKEVMAKGIHKASLRADKPFKAVNCGALPENLVDSILFGHVKGAFTGAHQDHAGLFEQANGGTLFLDEVGELSLTVQVKLLRALQQQEITKVGDVATKSVDVRIIAATHRDLFKMVSDESFREDLFYRLAVGVIELPSLRARSEEIPFLIEELMIEINQQMKTHPLFESKNISKSAIEFAEAYSWPGNIRELWNTLNRAVLWSEGKEVTKQDLEVAIISRDLTSVNNGEFRVPGDLQQHIDNIKKSAIESAMDYAAGNKSKAAKSLGLNNHQTLNNWLKTLSLE, from the coding sequence ATGAAGCTAGATAAAACAGCTTCAATTGCGACTATTGCGTTAAAAGCGCCAGCAATTGATGATGTCGTGATTCTGGCTAGTACATGGGAAGATGAATGGCATGATTACAAAGAGTGGCTTGAAAAAAAGCTTGCTTGTGCCGGGCGTTCCAATACTTCAGTAAAGATTCAACGTATCAGGTTATCATCTCCAATTGATTACACTGCAATTACCAAAGTCATGCACAAGCAACTGGCTTATGTCTCTGATCAGGCTGATGGTATTTTTCTAAACCTGACCTCTGGTACGCCTGCAATGACAGTCGTTTCTGTTCTACTTGGAAAGAGTATTGCGAAATGTCAGTTAGTTCAAACTACCCCTCAAGGTCAGTTAATCGAAGTTGATGTACCTGTAGACTTTTCTGCTGAATATCAAAAATCCTCGTCAACAGCTATTGCTCAACTTGCTTCAAAAACACCGTCTCTCAATAGTGCTTTTGATTCGATTACGGCCAAATCTACTGTCATGCAGAACGTCATCAAGAAAGCGCAACGATTGGCTTATGCTGATCTACCGGCTTTGCTACTCGGAGAAAGTGGTACCGGTAAAGAAGTGATGGCAAAAGGTATTCATAAAGCCAGTCTTCGTGCTGATAAGCCATTTAAAGCTGTTAACTGTGGTGCTTTACCTGAAAATTTGGTTGATTCCATTTTGTTTGGTCATGTAAAAGGTGCGTTTACAGGGGCACACCAAGATCATGCAGGGTTATTTGAGCAAGCAAATGGTGGAACATTATTTCTTGATGAAGTTGGTGAACTCTCTTTAACCGTTCAAGTTAAATTACTTAGGGCATTGCAGCAGCAGGAAATTACAAAGGTGGGAGACGTTGCCACGAAAAGTGTTGATGTGAGGATTATCGCTGCGACACACCGTGACCTTTTTAAAATGGTTTCTGACGAGTCTTTTCGTGAAGATCTTTTCTATCGGCTAGCCGTTGGAGTGATTGAGTTGCCTTCGTTAAGGGCGCGTTCAGAAGAGATCCCTTTCCTGATCGAAGAGTTGATGATCGAGATAAACCAGCAGATGAAGACTCATCCCTTATTTGAGAGTAAGAATATTTCCAAGTCTGCAATAGAATTTGCAGAAGCATACAGCTGGCCGGGTAATATTCGTGAGCTATGGAACACATTAAACCGAGCCGTATTATGGTCGGAAGGTAAAGAGGTCACTAAACAAGATTTGGAGGTCGCGATAATAAGTCGTGACCTAACTTCGGTGAACAATGGTGAATTTAGGGTCCCTGGTGACCTTCAGCAACATATTGATAATATAAAGAAAAGTGCAATTGAATCTGCGATGGATTATGCTGCTGGAAACAAATCTAAAGCTGCAAAATCGTTGGGTTTAAATAATCATCAAACGCTGAATAACTGGCTGAAAACGCTTAGTTTGGAATAA
- a CDS encoding restriction endonuclease subunit S, whose protein sequence is MSWLKRPLRELVTAHYGKALKKENRDENGDNQVFGSAGFVGNHNESLVHSQTIIVGRKGSVGKVVWAPDGGWVIDTAYYLTLKESEQLDWRYLYYALSVAQLEKKTITTSIPGLNRDDFYDTEIPLPPLDEQKRIAAILDKADAIRQKRKQAIDLADEFLRSVFLDMFGDPVTNPKGWEVRLCKDLFNRITVGIVVKPSSYYVEAGVPALRSLNIGYYGIRPDNLVYVSKSDNESILSKTRVYKGDLVIVRSGQPGKTAVVCQEFDGVNAIDILIATPKIDLIDPQFFAFFMNSDGGKKIVLSEQRGQVQKHFNVGSLNNTDVPLPPLPLQRTFAKIVAGLYNQYQTNEATEFNELFDSVSQKAFSGEL, encoded by the coding sequence ATGAGTTGGCTCAAGCGCCCTCTGAGAGAGCTCGTCACTGCTCATTATGGTAAAGCTCTTAAAAAAGAAAATCGTGATGAAAATGGAGATAATCAAGTATTTGGTAGCGCAGGCTTTGTAGGGAATCATAACGAATCTCTAGTTCACTCCCAAACCATAATAGTGGGAAGAAAAGGATCTGTTGGAAAAGTCGTTTGGGCACCAGATGGTGGTTGGGTTATTGATACGGCATATTACCTAACGTTAAAAGAGTCAGAGCAACTTGATTGGCGCTACCTTTATTATGCCCTTAGTGTTGCTCAATTAGAAAAGAAGACAATCACTACTTCGATTCCAGGTTTAAATCGTGATGACTTTTATGACACAGAAATCCCACTTCCACCATTAGACGAACAAAAACGCATCGCTGCCATTTTGGATAAAGCCGATGCCATCCGCCAGAAACGCAAGCAAGCCATTGACCTTGCTGATGAGTTCTTACGCAGCGTGTTTTTGGATATGTTTGGTGATCCGGTAACGAACCCGAAGGGGTGGGAAGTTAGATTATGCAAAGATCTATTTAATAGAATTACCGTTGGTATTGTCGTTAAACCATCGTCATATTATGTTGAAGCTGGTGTACCAGCGCTAAGATCTTTGAATATTGGGTACTATGGAATCCGGCCAGATAACTTAGTCTATGTATCGAAATCTGATAATGAATCAATACTTTCAAAAACGAGAGTTTATAAGGGTGATTTAGTTATTGTTAGATCAGGCCAACCAGGAAAAACAGCTGTTGTTTGTCAAGAATTTGATGGAGTTAATGCTATAGATATTCTTATTGCGACGCCAAAAATAGATTTGATAGACCCACAATTCTTCGCATTTTTTATGAATTCTGATGGTGGAAAAAAAATTGTTTTGTCAGAACAGAGAGGGCAGGTTCAAAAGCACTTTAACGTGGGTTCTTTGAACAATACTGACGTACCATTACCACCATTACCTCTTCAAAGAACGTTTGCTAAAATTGTTGCTGGACTCTATAACCAGTATCAAACAAATGAAGCAACTGAGTTTAATGAGCTTTTTGATAGTGTTTCCCAAAAAGCTTTCTCAGGCGAACTATAA
- a CDS encoding DEAD/DEAH box helicase family protein: protein MNFEHLREQWPELAELGAFAETYAVVDPQSALVKLRCYVEKIVGYLYQELHLPVAPNASMHDKLVSGAFTSVVDKTIADKFHAVRKGGNKAAHEGKVSQHDSIWLLKESYFIGCWLYMAYGDGDIKGCPKFTVPDNAPTGEESKAEFKRKNKLLQQKLNQNDDLLKKALKELEEVKQAQLEAQKQAAQLKQQTDHVKADKIRTNTLSLKSSFDFNEAETRKRLIDAELRSEGWDVALDNESTEQVSKEYEVDGQPTTTGKGFCDYVLWDDNGKPLAVIEAKRTRKDANAGREQAKLYADALEASTGQRPVIFYTNGYEIYIWDDAQGYAPRLIFGYYSKDSLQYLILQRELKKDLNSTPIDTKVAGRLYQMESISRICERFSNKHRKALIVQATGTGKTRVSIALAKRLLDAGWAKRILFLCDRKELRKQAGNAFNEHTKEPLFIKGKSKKELASKARIVIATYPGMIQNYEEYDVGHFDLIVADESHRSIYNKYGELFKYFDALQVGLTATPVEMISRSTSQLFGCDYKMPTANYPLEQAIEEKNLVPFKVVTHTTQFLRDGIKASELTDEQIAELEDQGIDPNTLDFDAKQVDKAIFNKDTNRAIIRNLMEKGLKDVDDQLPGKSIIFARNIAHAELLAELFSEMYPDMGGNFCRVIHSKYERAEELIDNFKSTEGNDDEVTIAVSVDMLDTGIDVPECVNLIFAKPIKSKVKFWQMVGRGTRLCENLYGPGSDKKHFLIFDHWGNFEHFKMNPDEDEGTQSKSLAQKVFEAKLVLAVEALKKAEMEIFADVIPQIKADIDSLNDQTIAVREKWKLKAQLSEEKRLMQMAPDTKALLFDEMAPLMQWKKTTGESEALRLDLQFLQLQLTKLQQPSKVELEAPPILDKVISLSMHLNEVRSKAATIKQIQQPSYLSDADYFAVEACRHNLRTVIHLRDKGVAPPAPQTPIIDLREDPTLYETEEIKTDIITVDYEIYRQEVEKTLTPLFESNIVLQKIRGGQAVTEADLSTLNALVHTQNPNVDLHTLKEFFPESTAELDQILRTIVGMDEQQIEHEFTAFVQQVHTHLNSRQQRFIGMLKNHLCRYGSVDIEALYDAPFNQIDDAGLDGVFPNPAQADVVEQFVRRFSVHLGNKQSSVEKAVN from the coding sequence ATGAATTTTGAACATTTGAGAGAACAGTGGCCAGAGTTAGCTGAGCTTGGTGCTTTTGCTGAAACGTATGCCGTTGTTGATCCGCAAAGTGCTCTCGTCAAGCTACGTTGTTATGTTGAAAAAATTGTTGGTTATCTATACCAAGAACTTCACCTACCTGTTGCTCCCAATGCTTCAATGCACGACAAACTCGTCAGTGGCGCTTTTACCTCGGTTGTTGATAAAACCATTGCTGATAAATTTCACGCTGTCCGCAAGGGGGGCAACAAGGCTGCCCATGAAGGGAAAGTCTCACAACATGATTCAATTTGGTTGTTGAAAGAGTCTTACTTTATTGGTTGCTGGCTCTATATGGCCTATGGCGACGGTGATATAAAAGGTTGCCCTAAATTTACTGTCCCAGACAATGCGCCAACGGGTGAAGAGTCTAAAGCTGAGTTCAAGAGAAAGAACAAACTATTACAGCAGAAGCTTAACCAAAATGACGATCTTCTTAAGAAAGCGCTAAAAGAATTAGAAGAAGTAAAGCAAGCGCAGTTAGAAGCTCAGAAACAAGCCGCTCAGCTGAAACAGCAAACTGATCACGTTAAAGCCGATAAAATTCGCACTAATACCCTGTCACTAAAAAGCAGTTTTGACTTTAATGAAGCCGAAACTCGTAAGCGTCTCATTGATGCTGAATTACGCAGTGAAGGTTGGGATGTCGCTCTTGATAATGAAAGCACGGAACAGGTGTCAAAAGAGTATGAAGTCGATGGGCAGCCTACTACAACAGGTAAAGGTTTTTGCGACTATGTTCTGTGGGATGACAATGGAAAGCCACTGGCTGTCATTGAAGCTAAACGAACTCGAAAAGATGCTAATGCAGGTCGTGAGCAAGCAAAATTATATGCAGACGCTCTAGAAGCAAGTACCGGCCAGCGCCCAGTCATTTTCTACACTAACGGCTACGAAATCTATATTTGGGATGATGCTCAGGGCTACGCACCTAGACTGATTTTTGGCTATTACTCAAAAGACAGCCTTCAATATCTGATTCTTCAACGAGAGTTAAAGAAAGATCTAAACAGCACACCCATTGATACAAAAGTTGCGGGTCGTTTATATCAAATGGAAAGCATCAGCCGTATTTGTGAGCGCTTTTCAAACAAGCATCGAAAGGCCCTTATTGTACAGGCAACCGGGACGGGTAAAACGCGAGTCTCTATTGCTTTAGCCAAGCGCTTGTTAGATGCAGGTTGGGCGAAACGTATTCTGTTCTTATGTGACCGAAAAGAGCTACGTAAACAGGCTGGTAATGCGTTTAATGAGCACACTAAAGAGCCGCTTTTCATCAAAGGTAAAAGTAAGAAAGAACTAGCTTCAAAGGCGCGTATTGTTATCGCGACCTATCCGGGTATGATCCAAAATTATGAAGAGTATGATGTTGGCCACTTTGACCTGATCGTTGCTGATGAATCGCATCGTTCGATTTACAACAAGTACGGCGAGCTATTCAAATATTTCGATGCATTACAAGTGGGTTTAACCGCGACGCCTGTTGAGATGATTTCGCGCTCAACCAGTCAGTTATTCGGCTGTGATTACAAAATGCCGACGGCGAACTACCCACTTGAGCAAGCGATTGAAGAGAAAAACTTAGTTCCATTTAAAGTCGTTACTCACACAACTCAATTCTTACGTGACGGCATTAAGGCAAGCGAACTGACGGATGAGCAGATTGCAGAACTAGAAGATCAAGGTATTGATCCAAACACTCTGGATTTCGATGCGAAGCAGGTTGATAAAGCCATATTCAATAAAGATACCAACCGAGCAATCATCCGCAACCTAATGGAAAAGGGTTTAAAAGATGTGGATGACCAACTTCCTGGTAAATCGATTATCTTTGCAAGAAACATCGCTCACGCCGAACTGCTAGCTGAGTTGTTTAGTGAAATGTACCCAGATATGGGTGGAAATTTTTGCCGAGTTATCCACTCAAAATATGAGAGAGCAGAAGAGCTTATCGACAATTTCAAAAGTACTGAAGGTAACGATGATGAAGTTACCATTGCAGTCTCAGTTGATATGTTAGACACCGGTATAGATGTACCTGAATGCGTTAACTTGATCTTTGCTAAGCCTATAAAATCAAAAGTGAAATTTTGGCAAATGGTAGGGCGTGGTACACGTTTATGTGAAAACTTGTACGGACCTGGCTCAGATAAAAAACACTTCCTCATCTTCGACCACTGGGGCAACTTTGAGCATTTCAAAATGAACCCTGATGAGGATGAAGGAACGCAAAGTAAATCTTTGGCACAAAAAGTATTTGAAGCCAAATTAGTGCTTGCCGTCGAAGCGCTTAAAAAAGCAGAAATGGAGATCTTTGCCGACGTTATACCGCAGATTAAGGCAGACATTGACTCTCTAAATGATCAAACCATCGCGGTACGCGAGAAATGGAAACTAAAAGCACAGCTGAGTGAAGAAAAACGTTTAATGCAGATGGCGCCAGATACTAAAGCGTTACTCTTTGACGAAATGGCACCTCTGATGCAGTGGAAGAAGACTACTGGTGAAAGTGAAGCGCTGCGTTTAGACCTGCAATTCTTACAATTGCAACTCACCAAACTGCAGCAGCCAAGTAAAGTTGAGTTAGAGGCACCGCCGATCTTAGACAAAGTCATCAGTCTGTCGATGCATCTAAATGAAGTGCGTAGTAAAGCGGCAACGATCAAGCAGATTCAACAACCCAGCTATTTGAGTGATGCCGATTATTTTGCGGTAGAAGCGTGTCGCCATAATTTACGCACGGTTATCCACTTGCGTGATAAAGGCGTAGCGCCTCCTGCACCGCAAACGCCTATTATTGACCTACGTGAAGATCCAACGCTCTATGAAACAGAAGAGATTAAAACCGACATCATCACTGTGGATTACGAGATCTACCGTCAAGAAGTTGAAAAAACACTGACGCCACTGTTTGAATCTAACATTGTGCTTCAGAAAATACGTGGCGGGCAAGCGGTGACAGAAGCTGATTTATCAACACTGAATGCACTGGTGCATACACAAAACCCAAATGTGGATTTACATACACTCAAAGAGTTCTTCCCTGAATCAACTGCCGAACTAGACCAGATTTTACGAACGATTGTAGGGATGGATGAACAACAAATTGAGCATGAATTTACTGCATTCGTTCAACAAGTCCATACTCACTTGAATTCAAGACAGCAGCGTTTTATCGGTATGCTTAAGAATCACTTATGTCGTTATGGCAGCGTTGATATTGAAGCTCTTTATGACGCACCATTTAATCAAATTGACGATGCGGGATTAGACGGCGTGTTCCCAAACCCTGCACAAGCAGATGTAGTTGAACAATTTGTGCGTCGCTTTAGCGTGCATTTGGGTAATAAACAATCAAGCGTCGAGAAAGCAGTGAATTAG
- a CDS encoding STY4851/ECs_5259 family protein, protein MDTTSPSALEPTSAILGSTSVNGCLRAILTKRELSQPTGQPLFTYQLSESEYHHLRTSLKKQKLPTRLHGDSSWCAAFCLFSAEWYRRQYQGGWSWSGISSSLEFELDANQRSKVIKTGFKYWQRTVSQYNDERHSFLGSVFREGGLPYGLLASEGGRFQTIFKRILRVFDDAQEFGQSPFQLVSEGLEHLPEAFRQETTVDLITNMAELLLRLTDEYNLQQQEQPADHLDTQLPNWRDLFPIPLDVDTGSEFLTGLLTSASVQRKDKSQQTKRIICRQRLSNNGDLGFVAQIKLMKAIPMPFKREALINSRVELFIQEGNKVIAELGIGHTTFEGETTKVILRTPACEFRRQATEQDLYLVVLQAGVELHREEIANSDLAINEMPIVLKSDGEHDWVVGQGSVSVKADQLKAILSKSSTYTAEFPELCTSVTTEYCQFVHFSGEIKVDYYTEDDEHDTYVISTRQSAVLAEQVSVRGVKLQYYSSTGQPIYLGLPTITSQEAHTELWLGNKPLGETHQAGLFGIQSVRLKASGNRTMLRKRLAILPQSFGIELKPSKQANSGFVELHCERNLFVSIEGEQVSYKQSNIEGGKRITVTAEGSPPADIILSISANLMADPIKVRVPFPASGALTFDKHGNGLANRITIDDLLGARIQFFPRVDVAASYHIELKGPARSRDASYYWEYKVIDKVLEVSLYEFRHRIRELLAASGELDDEIRMVIGGAGCREQQTIIGRYATEAQQLNDTVSFDVKLEKELIIKPELINLADPAEKPHGLQQRYSNGVATGVFELNTRLSQPALIVPSNKTQLAFRAKFIPSREPIEHSSDVKTLNKAVALFHPVTNPNAIADVLPMLANDFNHSSWRFINDLFANYSHLPMATFEVWKAIVTNTTCLSALAFKADNPAQLMERLKVEFNVIWELIPLSIWRSHTVKYRQMLLDIGLPEKVVDNKVKSKLETLSEFTPLFEKQCRALIDVQFTQQTTNLSAVFQYFLPKWSQDLMRVHLSDREWPKAFGYDLETWCQKHCESLIHFEVNRSSHKSVLYFPIFAAAVACGKVQLEELSPSLYPIDYFHLRQIVEFDRHWFNPVFQSALCVFSQEEA, encoded by the coding sequence ATGGATACTACGTCCCCCAGCGCACTTGAACCTACAAGTGCGATACTCGGCTCTACTTCGGTTAATGGTTGCCTACGAGCCATTTTGACGAAGCGAGAACTATCTCAGCCAACAGGTCAGCCGCTCTTTACCTATCAGCTATCAGAATCCGAATATCATCACTTACGAACCAGTTTAAAAAAACAAAAATTGCCAACAAGGTTGCACGGAGATAGTAGCTGGTGTGCCGCTTTTTGCCTTTTTAGTGCTGAATGGTATCGACGTCAATATCAAGGTGGATGGAGCTGGAGTGGTATATCAAGCAGCTTAGAGTTTGAGTTAGATGCTAACCAACGTAGTAAGGTAATAAAAACAGGTTTTAAATATTGGCAACGTACGGTTAGCCAATATAACGATGAAAGGCATAGTTTTCTTGGTTCAGTATTTCGAGAGGGCGGTTTGCCCTATGGGTTGCTAGCGAGTGAAGGCGGCCGTTTCCAAACAATCTTTAAACGTATTCTTAGGGTTTTTGACGACGCTCAGGAATTTGGTCAATCGCCTTTTCAGTTAGTGTCGGAGGGCCTTGAACATTTACCTGAGGCATTTAGACAAGAAACGACGGTTGATCTTATCACTAATATGGCGGAGCTATTGCTGCGTTTAACCGACGAATACAACCTGCAACAACAAGAGCAACCAGCCGATCATTTAGACACCCAATTACCCAATTGGAGAGACCTATTTCCAATTCCACTTGATGTAGACACCGGAAGTGAATTTCTCACTGGCTTGCTGACTTCAGCCTCCGTTCAGCGAAAAGACAAATCACAACAAACAAAACGAATTATTTGCAGACAAAGGCTTTCCAATAATGGTGATTTGGGCTTTGTTGCTCAAATTAAATTGATGAAGGCGATACCTATGCCTTTTAAACGCGAAGCATTGATTAACAGTCGAGTTGAGTTGTTCATACAAGAAGGCAATAAAGTAATAGCAGAGCTAGGCATTGGTCATACAACCTTTGAAGGGGAAACGACGAAGGTTATTTTACGAACCCCTGCTTGTGAATTTCGTCGCCAAGCCACAGAGCAAGATCTGTACTTAGTCGTATTGCAAGCCGGTGTTGAGCTTCATCGTGAAGAAATCGCTAATTCTGATCTCGCTATTAATGAGATGCCCATTGTGCTTAAGTCAGACGGTGAACATGATTGGGTCGTTGGACAAGGAAGTGTAAGTGTTAAAGCAGATCAACTGAAGGCTATCTTATCAAAAAGTTCGACGTACACTGCCGAGTTTCCAGAATTGTGCACATCAGTAACCACAGAATACTGCCAGTTTGTCCACTTTAGTGGGGAAATTAAGGTTGATTATTATACTGAAGATGATGAGCATGATACTTATGTAATATCAACGCGACAGTCTGCAGTGTTAGCAGAGCAAGTGAGCGTTCGAGGTGTCAAGTTACAATATTACTCAAGTACTGGACAACCTATCTATCTGGGGTTGCCAACCATTACCAGCCAAGAAGCGCATACAGAATTATGGTTAGGTAATAAACCACTAGGAGAAACGCATCAAGCTGGCTTGTTTGGTATCCAATCAGTACGTTTAAAGGCTAGTGGTAATCGAACAATGCTTCGTAAACGCCTCGCTATTCTTCCGCAATCATTCGGCATTGAACTTAAGCCGTCTAAGCAGGCTAATAGTGGTTTTGTCGAACTTCATTGTGAAAGGAACTTATTTGTATCCATAGAAGGCGAACAGGTCTCCTATAAACAAAGCAATATAGAAGGTGGCAAGAGAATAACGGTGACAGCTGAAGGGTCACCGCCAGCGGATATTATTCTCTCTATCAGTGCTAACTTGATGGCTGACCCGATAAAAGTACGGGTACCTTTTCCAGCATCAGGAGCGTTAACCTTTGACAAACATGGTAACGGTCTAGCCAATCGTATCACCATCGATGATTTATTAGGTGCGCGTATTCAGTTTTTCCCACGTGTAGATGTAGCGGCAAGTTATCATATTGAATTGAAAGGGCCTGCGAGGTCTCGTGATGCGTCTTATTATTGGGAGTACAAGGTTATAGATAAGGTGCTAGAGGTCAGCTTATATGAGTTTCGCCATCGAATTCGCGAACTATTGGCAGCATCTGGTGAACTTGATGATGAAATCCGAATGGTTATTGGGGGGGCGGGTTGTCGAGAGCAACAAACGATCATTGGACGATATGCCACAGAAGCTCAACAGCTAAATGACACTGTGAGCTTTGATGTAAAACTGGAAAAAGAGCTCATTATTAAGCCAGAATTGATTAATTTGGCTGACCCAGCAGAAAAACCGCACGGCCTTCAACAAAGATATTCCAATGGCGTAGCGACAGGCGTATTCGAGCTAAATACAAGGTTATCTCAGCCGGCGTTAATCGTTCCTTCAAACAAGACTCAGCTGGCTTTTCGCGCGAAGTTTATTCCGAGTCGTGAGCCTATTGAACATTCTAGTGATGTTAAAACTTTAAATAAGGCGGTTGCGTTATTTCATCCAGTAACTAACCCAAACGCGATAGCCGATGTGCTCCCAATGTTAGCGAATGACTTTAATCACAGTAGCTGGCGATTTATCAACGATTTGTTTGCTAATTACTCGCATCTTCCGATGGCGACCTTTGAAGTGTGGAAGGCAATAGTGACGAATACGACTTGCTTATCGGCTCTTGCGTTTAAAGCCGATAACCCCGCTCAATTAATGGAACGTTTGAAAGTTGAGTTCAATGTTATTTGGGAGCTTATACCGCTGAGTATTTGGCGGTCACATACTGTTAAGTATCGCCAGATGTTGCTAGATATAGGGCTGCCTGAAAAAGTGGTTGATAACAAAGTTAAGAGCAAGCTAGAAACTCTTTCTGAATTTACCCCATTGTTTGAAAAGCAGTGCCGAGCACTAATTGACGTTCAATTTACTCAGCAAACAACCAATTTATCAGCTGTGTTTCAATACTTTCTACCGAAATGGAGCCAGGACTTGATGCGAGTTCACTTGTCTGATCGTGAATGGCCTAAAGCATTTGGCTATGACTTAGAAACATGGTGCCAGAAACATTGCGAATCGCTTATTCATTTTGAAGTAAACCGAAGTTCACACAAAAGTGTGCTTTATTTCCCTATTTTTGCCGCTGCAGTGGCGTGTGGAAAAGTGCAACTGGAAGAATTGTCTCCGTCACTTTATCCCATAGATTATTTCCATCTACGACAGATTGTCGAGTTTGACCGTCATTGGTTTAACCCCGTATTTCAGAGTGCATTGTGCGTATTTTCCCAAGAGGAAGCTTAA
- a CDS encoding class I SAM-dependent DNA methyltransferase: protein MITSGPLKSQVNKLWEEFWTGGITNPLTVVEQITYLMYARMLDMNERNDEKRSARTGKPFARRFPMSEDKEKDKQHIRWENFRHLGAEKLYPLVKDELFPFFKELTSDDTLFTEFMKDAQLMIQKPSLLVKAVELVSELPLENKDVKGDLYEYLLSKLTTAGINGQFRTPRHIIRAMIEMLDVEETHRICDPACGTGGFLSSTYEYLLEKYSSPEGTEKEQAFDEEGKPVLDINGNPIFNYLYAGDKLENRAHIDYDMFHGFDFDSTMLRVAAMNLVMHGVKQPDIHYQDTLSQSFIERYPTEAKNGFDIILANPPFKGSLDEEDVDPAILKVVKTKKTELLFVALIQRMLKTGGRSATVVPDGVLFGSSKAHQALRKHLIEDNQLEAVISLPSGVFKPYAGVSTAILIFTKGGSTDKVWFYDVQADGRSLDDKRTLIKDNDLPDLVKQYKAYQAAVAEGQSTEQWSDKTQKAFLVAKDDIKSNKYDLSINRYKEVVYEQERYEEPKVILGKLKALENEILADLNELESML, encoded by the coding sequence ATGATTACATCAGGTCCATTAAAAAGCCAAGTTAATAAACTATGGGAAGAGTTTTGGACGGGAGGCATTACCAACCCTCTAACCGTCGTTGAGCAAATCACTTACTTGATGTACGCCCGTATGTTAGACATGAATGAGCGTAATGATGAGAAGCGTAGCGCTCGTACTGGTAAGCCATTTGCACGTCGTTTCCCTATGAGCGAAGACAAAGAGAAGGATAAGCAACATATCCGCTGGGAAAACTTCCGTCACTTAGGTGCGGAAAAGCTTTACCCATTGGTTAAAGATGAGCTATTTCCATTCTTTAAAGAGCTGACCAGCGATGACACTTTGTTTACTGAATTTATGAAAGACGCGCAGTTGATGATCCAAAAGCCATCGTTATTAGTCAAAGCGGTAGAGTTGGTGAGCGAGCTGCCGCTAGAAAACAAAGATGTAAAAGGCGATTTGTACGAGTACTTGCTTTCAAAATTGACCACCGCAGGTATTAACGGTCAGTTCCGTACACCGCGCCATATCATTCGAGCGATGATAGAAATGCTCGATGTAGAAGAAACACACCGTATTTGTGACCCTGCTTGTGGCACTGGCGGCTTTCTTTCATCGACGTACGAATACCTATTAGAGAAATACTCTTCACCAGAAGGTACAGAGAAAGAGCAAGCGTTTGATGAAGAAGGCAAGCCAGTATTAGACATTAACGGCAATCCGATCTTTAACTATCTGTACGCAGGTGACAAGCTTGAAAACCGCGCCCATATCGATTACGACATGTTCCACGGTTTTGACTTTGACTCGACCATGTTGCGTGTCGCGGCAATGAACCTAGTAATGCACGGCGTAAAACAACCAGACATTCATTACCAAGACACCCTTAGCCAGAGCTTTATTGAACGATATCCTACTGAGGCAAAAAATGGCTTCGATATCATCCTAGCCAACCCGCCATTTAAGGGCAGCCTAGATGAAGAAGACGTCGATCCAGCCATTCTAAAAGTTGTGAAAACTAAAAAGACCGAACTGCTGTTTGTTGCTCTGATCCAACGCATGCTTAAGACCGGTGGTCGTAGCGCAACAGTTGTGCCTGACGGCGTGCTATTTGGTAGCTCTAAAGCACACCAAGCACTGCGTAAACACCTAATTGAAGATAACCAGTTAGAAGCGGTTATTTCACTACCAAGTGGCGTGTTTAAGCCATACGCTGGTGTGTCGACTGCAATTTTAATCTTCACCAAAGGTGGCAGCACAGACAAGGTTTGGTTCTACGACGTGCAAGCCGATGGCCGTTCGTTAGACGATAAGCGTACCCTAATCAAAGATAACGACTTACCAGATCTCGTTAAGCAGTACAAAGCCTATCAAGCGGCCGTAGCCGAAGGTCAGTCTACTGAGCAGTGGTCAGACAAAACCCAAAAAGCGTTCTTGGTAGCGAAAGACGACATCAAGTCGAACAAATATGACCTGTCGATCAACCGTTACAAAGAAGTGGTGTACGAGCAAGAAAGGTATGAAGAGCCAAAAGTGATTCTAGGTAAACTCAAAGCGCTAGAAAACGAGATCCTGGCTGACCTCAATGAACTGGAGTCGATGCTATGA